The Sporomusaceae bacterium FL31 nucleotide sequence AGGCTGTTGCCGCGGACAAAGCAACTAAGCAAGCTTTACCGGACCAAGTTGCGCTAGTCCTGGCGGAATTAGGAGAAAAGATTGCGGCTCATTTTGGCAGTCCCCAAGATATTGAATGGTGTTTGGCTGATGATACAGTATTTATTGTTCAAAGCAGACCCATTACCACGCTGTATCCAGTGCCTCACATTGCTGATCATCATTTGCACATGCTGTTTTCCTTAGGGCATGTCCAGATGATGACTGAACCCATGAAGCCGCTTGGGATTTCAGTATTAAGAATATTCATGCCCTTTGGTAAAGCTGGAAACCACCGCAGCGAAAGTGAACTATTACTTGAAGCAGGCGGCCGCCTGTATATTGATGTTACCAAAGCGCTTGGCTATCGGATTGGCCGTAAATTTTTACCTGCGTTAATCAGCAATGCTGATGAATTTATTAGTCGTGCCATGGAGGAGTTTATTCATCGTACCGATTCAACGTTAAAAGCAGGAATCGGATCTGTCAGCTTTAGCCTGGCGCGAAGTACAGGGGCATTTATCCTGAAGCTAATGAAAACCCTTACTTTCCAAAATCAAGCAGTATTACGAGAGCGGTTAGAAGATTTACTGGCTGCAAGAGTGGCCGAAAATCGGCAAAAAATCAACAGCAAAAGCGGTATTGAGCGAATCAAACAAATTCAAGATATTCTGCCCATGTTACTTCCGTTTGTCTTTAAGAATTTGGGCCCCTATGTTGCATCCGGTGTACTAACCTTTCGCTTAATCGATAAATTGGCGGCTTGGTGGCTGGAGGATGTGGATCAGGAGCTTAGCGGTATCAGTAAGGCTCCCCTTGGGAATGTAACCAGTGAAATGGGCTTAGCGCTTGGCGATGTCGCCGACAGCGTTCGTAACTATCCAGAAGTGATTGAATATCTGCGTACTGCTATTGATGCAGAGTTTATTACCGGACTAAATGGAATTGCCGGTGGGCAGGAAGTTCAAGGAATGATTCAAGGATTTCTTGAAAAATATGGAATGAGAACAACTGGAGAAATTGACATAACCCGTCCCCGCTGGCGTGAGTCCCCTAGTGAATTAGTAAGTTCTATTTTGAGTCATGTGGAAAATAGTAAGGTTGGAGAGCATCGGGCTCAGTTTCGTCAAGGTGAGCTTACTGCACAGCAATCAGCTGATCAATTAATTGAGCGATTGCGCTATACACGGTGGGGCTTTCTAAAGCGTAAAATCATGACCCGGCTTATTGCCGTATACCGTAAGGTTATTGGTCTTCGAGAACATCCGAAGTTTTTCCTTGTTCAACATTTCGATATGATCAAGCAGGCTGTTTTGCAGGAAGCTGAACGGCTAGTAGGTGAAAAAGTTCTTGAAAATCGAGAAGATATTTTCTGGTTAACACTTGACGAATTTATTGCCGTACTTGAGACACGCCAGGTGAATTATGATATGATTGCAGTCCGGCAAGAAGCTTATGAGCGAAACCGCAAGCTTACACCACCGCGTGCCATGACCAGTGAGGGCGAGATTTTAAATGGGTTGGTACGATCGGCCGATATGCCGTCAGATGCTCTTATCGGGAGTCCGGTATCGGTGGGAGTGGTCGAGGGGCGGGCCCGGGTTGTCATCAATTTAGCGGATGCAAAAATCAATAAAGGTGATATTTTGGTCGCTCGTTTTACTGATCCGGGCTGGACTCCATTGTTTCCGCTTGCTGCCGGATTGGTGACCGAAGCTGGTGGGCTAATGACACATGGTGCGGTAGTGGCCAGAGAATATGGGATTCCTGCTGTGGTTGGGGTAGATGGTGCAACAGTAAAAATTAAGGATGGACAAATGATCAGGATTGATGGCCGTAAAGGCTATGTTGAATTTATTCAGTAATGGAATAGCGATGTATTCTAAGAGCTTGGCTTGGCAGGAAAAGCAATGGGTGCCTTTAGCCAAGAGCCGTTGATAATTTCATAAGAATGCTGCTTTTGGCTTGTTCCAGCACGAAATAAATGCTGCTTTCGCCGCTAAAGCCGCCTTGCGCATGCTGAGCGCTTCCGCCGCCTTTACCTGCTACCATTTGCAGAGCTGCTTTCAGTTCGCCCCCCATATGAAGTTCAATATCAGGAGAGCAGGCAAATAATAAGCTGCTTTTCGTGGTTTCAGGATTTTTTGCCCCAAGTAAAGCGATAGTTTTGGAATTGGCTGTTAAGATGCTGGCAAGCTGATTCAGGCTAGCTGAATTTTGGTCAATAAAGCAGATAATTCTAAATCCGTTTGTTAGCTCTGCCTGACTTAACAGCATAGCCGCAGTATGGTTGGTCATTACTTTTTTGATATCAGCTAACTCTTTGGTTAATTGATGCAACCGTTCGCTCTGTTTGTTAAAAGCGGTAAGAATATGTTCTGCTCTTACGGAAAGTTCAGTTGATAAGATGCTGGTAATCCTATTTTTTTTCTGGTAGTCGGCCAATGCTCTATGGCCGCAAAGAACTTCAATTCGTACACCTGTTTTAATTCGTTCCCAACTGCGTATTTTTATTAACCCGATCTCACCGGTAAAGGCTGTATGTGTACCGCCGCATGGACAGCAATCAAATCCACCCATATTTACGATTCTGATCGTATCATATGTTTTGGTTAATTCTTTTCTGAGTTTCAAATCCGCTAATTGAGCTTTGTCGACAAATGAGCAGTGAACTAGGCGATTAGCGAAAACCATTTCGTTAGCTCGCTGCTCTACTTGCTGGATTTGCTGCTCAGTCAATTCATCGATTGCTAAGTCTATCGTTGTAAAGCAATCACCTAGATGAAAGCCGATATTATAAACACCGAATAGTTCTAGAAAGGCTCCGGATAAAATGTGCTCACCGCTATGCTGCTGCATATGGTCAAAGCGTCTTGACCAATTAATTTTACCGGTAACCAGGATGTCGGACGGACGCTGTTCCATCATATGAATGATGGTATCCTGTTGTTGGCGGACCTCAATAACGGGTATATCGTTCAGTGTTCCTGTATCATACGGTTGTCCGCCGCTTTCAGGATAAAATGCTGTTTGATTTAGCACAACCCCAAAGCGATTTTCCGGATATTCAATAATTTCTACTACTTCAGCATCAAACTCCTGCAGATAGCTGTTTTCGTGATATAGCCTGCGTGTTTTCATCGTGACATCCTTTCGTTTTTTATAGTAAGTGTGTCTGCTGCTTATCTATAATTTAGTTCAAGAAGCTATTGTAATGCAAGGACCTGCCTGTCAAAACAGGCAGGTCCTTTATAGTAGGATCGGCTTTTAATCAATTGGACGTTTTTTTCTATAGGTATCCCATGATTCTAAAATCTTCATGCGAGAAAAGTCTAGACGGTTGGCCAGAATTTTCGCGCCTGCCCGCTCATTTTCGGTAGATAAATCATACAAAGAATTGGTGACAGACCCAATAATTGCGGTTAATAATTCATGGAGGGCCTGATCGGAGTGAGCTGCTTGCGTTTTTAGTGTTGATACTTCTGGGGTAGGATCAAGTAGTGAACGAATCGCGTTAACCGCCTCGGGAAGTTTCTCTGCAGGGATTTTTTCCAGTAATTCAAGTAATTCCAGTTTATGATTCATTAAACTTCTCCTTAATCATTGCGCAATCTTTTCTTTAACTATAAGGGAATTTTTTCATTTATGCAATGTTAACTGCTGCAATTGTGACAGTAAGCCTGTGACCGGTAAATATTACCGATAGCACTTTGCTGTTGCTGGTGATAAAGTTGTCATTAAGGAGGCTGAGCACGCTTGTATACATATTGGTGGTCATTGGCGGTTGTGATTATAAAAGTAACTGGCAAATATGTGGTTTATTTCTAAACGTCTAACAAGACGTTTTTTTATTTTCTGCACTGATCATATTTTTCGATTCTATTCATCTGAACATCCAATTTAACGTATCTTGGTATCCATGTTATGATAGTTGGCAAATGTTTGTTCTAGCTTTTTAAAGATGACATAGCTGGGATAAGTAGGAGGCTGTCAAATGAGTGTTCAATCCGAAGCATTACGTCGTGAGCTTGGTTGGCTGCAAGGAGCAGCCATGACGGTAGGGGCTGTCTTAGGATCCGGTGTACTGGTCTTGCCAGTGTCAGCAGCCCAAATCGCCGGTCCGGCCTCGTTAATCAGTTGGCTGCTTATGGGGCTTTTAGCAATACCTTTAGCAACTGTATTAGGAATACTAGGCTCGAACTATCCTGATGCGGGAGGGATAGCCTCTTATACTAAACAGGCCTTTGGAGACAAGGCTGGTGCAGTTACCGGATTTCTATTTTTGGGGACAGTCCCTATTGGTGGACCTGTTGTAGCCTTGATTGGTGCAAATTACATTGGAACCTTGCTGTCCTTAACTCAACCAGTGATATATAGTATTGCCGCTGTCATGTTATTGTTGGCATTATTTTTTAATTACCGGGGGATTCACTTGTCAGGACAAGTACAAGTCGGGATTATACTCGTCATTACAATCGTACTGTTAGCTGCCAGCCTTGCGGCTTTGCCCCATATTAAGGCTGATTATTTCAAACCATTTGCCCCGTATGGCTGGTTACCAGTCGGTAAGGCCATGGCCACCTTATTTTGGGCTTTTGTTGGCTGGGAAATGATTGTTCATCTTGCTGAGGAGTTCAAAAATCCGGCAAAAGATATACCACGGAGCTTAGGTTCGGCCATTGGCTTGACTAATGTGTTATATCTTATGGTTGCTTTTGCCACAATAGGAACTGGTGCCTATTTAGGGACAGGCAGTGAGGCTGCACTGGCTGTCATGATTGGTCAAGGGTGGGGAGAATTGGCAAGCTTATTAACCGGAATACTGGGTTTCACAGTTTGCTATGGAACAGTTCATACCTATATTGCCGGCTTTTCACGGCTTGTTTATTCGCAAGCTCGTGATGGCTATTTTCCGGGTTACTTCAATCAGCTTAGTTCCAGATATGCGACTCCTGGGCGGGTATTGATTTGTCTGGCCGGTGTATTTGTCCTGGTACTGCTGCTTAATTATCTTATTGGGGGCAGTATTGGGTTTTTAATGCAGTGGCCAAGTGCAATATTTATTGCCCTGTATATTTTAGCTATGGCGGCTTCACTGAAGCTTTTTTATAAAAATATCTGGCTGCGGTGCTGTGCGCTGATTTCCTTAGTAATCTGTATTGTGATTTATACTTTTACTGGCTGGATTGGTCTATATCCGTTGCTAGTGGGACTCATTGGCTGGCAAGCGATAAGCAAGAAATAATGTCTACACTCATACCGCTGCAGTTCAATGTTAACATGTAAATATACAGCATAAACAATCCTTAAAATGCATATTTTGTTGAAAAATGTAAAAAAATGTTTGATCTTTTATGTTTTTTGACTATAATAGTTAATAGATAGGCAAAATTACATAGGCAAACTTATCGAAAGATAAGGACGCAAAGCCATGGGTCTAAAAACATTTGTTTATGATTGCCAGGCTGCCGCTTGACATAAGTGTAGCAAAACCAGACGTTATGTCTGGTTTTTTTTGTTTGTTTATGAAGTCATTTTGTTATAAAAAATAAAAATAAATGTTGAAACAGATGAAAGGGAGTAGAGGAAATGCTGCAGTGGTTCAATAATTTAAAAATCTTAGTTAAAATAATGGTTTCGGTAGTGATCGCAACATTCTTTTTAGTAGTAGTAGGTGGTATCGGCTATTATTACACCAATCAAATTAGTGAACAAATGACTATGATGTATCAGGAGCGGCTGATACCAATCAAAAGGCTTAATGAAACTCGCCATAATTTTAGTGCCGTACATGGAATGATTCTTGAAGTTATTTTGGGCAATCCAGATAAAGCCAAAGAACAAAAAATCATGGAAGATATTAAAACTCTTGCTGAAGAGACTAATCGTACATTAGGTGATTATAAAAAATCGAAGTTATCACCTTTTGAACAGGAGAAAATTACAGAGTTAGATCAGTCTATTGGATTATACCGTGTAGAAAGACAAAAGGCCTTAAGCATGGCGCAAGCCGGACAACGGCAGGAAGCGTATAGTTACTTTGCACAAAATGCCAGCAAGCATCTTGAACATACCAAAGCGATTTTAAAAGAACTGGCTGATTATAGTGCTCAAGCTAGTGAAAAATCAAATCAGACTGGTGAGAGCAATGCTTTACTGGCAAAATCACTCATTATTGCAATTACTATCCTCGCAGTGGCAGTTTCAACAATTTTAAGCTGGCTGTTGGCAAGAATGATTGCGCGCAGACTGGGGAATACTGTTCATACACTGAATCTGGTTGCGGCTGGCGATTTAACTAAAGAAGTAACTGTCACGGCACAAGATGAAATTGGTCAAATGGGGTCAGCTTTAAATGCCACGGTACGCAACTTAAATAATCTCATTGGCAATGTCAGATTGCTTGGAGAGCAAGTGGCTGCTTCGTCTCAGCAGCTTACTGCAAGTTCTGGTGAGTCGGCGCAAGCTACCAATCAGGTCGCAATGACTATTGCGGATGTTTCACAAGGGACAGAGCTGCAGGTTAGCGCTGTTAATGAGTCTTCAGCCATTGTTGAACAGATGTCGGCAGGAATACACCAGATTGCGGCAAATGCAAACGTTGTTGCTGGTGTTTCCGGCCAAGCGGCCAATACCGCCCGCAGCGGTGAAACAGCAGTAATTTCTGCAGTCGATCAAATGAATAACATCGAAAGAACTGTTATCAGTTCGGCTGAGGTTGTTGCAAAGCTTGGGGAACGCTCTAACGAAATTGGCCAAATTGTTGATACCATTTCAGGAATTGCAGGGCAAACCAATCTATTGGCATTAAACGCAGCCATTGAAGCGGCCCGTGCCGGTGAGCAAGGGCGTGGTTTTGCTGTTGTTGCTGAAGAAGTTCGCAAATTAGCTGAGCAGTCTCAAGATGCCGCTAAACAAATTGCCGGTTTAATCAGCGAAATTCAGGGCGATACAGATAAAGCTGTTGTGGCCATGAGCGAGGGTACCCGGGAAGTAAAAGCTGGAACTGATGCTGTGGCTGTTGCTGGAAAAGCCTTTAATGAGATTGTTCAGCTTATTGATCAAGTATCAAGCCAGGTTCGAGATATTTCTGCAGCCATTCAGCAAATGGCTGGCGGCAGTGAAAAAATTGTGGAATCAGTTCGTGATATTGATAGAATTAGTAAAGAGACTGCTGGACAAGCTCAAACCATGTCGGCAGCTACGCAGGAACAATCTGCGGCTATGGAAGAAATCGCCGCTTCAAGTCAAAGTTTGGCCAATATGGCTTTGCAGCTTCAAACAGCAATTGATAAATTTAAGGTATAGGACGAATTAACTTGAAATTTTTATCAATTGAATTGGCAAAAAGTGAATGGGAGTCCACGGCGTGGATTCCCATTAATTATTTTAGGGAAAAGTATTGCATACAGTGGACAAAACCATTAAAATATAACCTTGTTGGATAGAAAATATTTTTTCAAGGTGGTGAAAGTGATATGAGGAATTCTATATCAATCGTAGGAGCTCCAATGTGGTTAGGTCAGACCCGTTATGGGACTAACTTGGCTCCTGATGCATTGCGTTCTGTTGGTCTATTAGCCCGATTGCGGGCAATAAATGAAGATATTATTGACTTAGGGAATATTCCTATCACAACCACCGGGCAGTTTAAAGCCAGTGAAACCCAGGTGAAAAACCTTAAATCTATTGCAGCAGCTTGTGATAAAATTGCTAAAAGTGTTGCCGATATTCTTGCAAATAGCCGTTTCCCGCTGGTCTTAGGCGGTGATCATAGTATCGCTATTGGAACGCTAGCTGGACTTACTCGGCATTATCATAATCCCGGTGTTATTTGGTATGATGCCCATGCCGATATCAATACTCATGAAACTACTCCCAGCGGAAATATCCACGGTATGCCGCTTGCGGTCAGTATGGGACTCGGGCATGAGACGCTGGTGAATGCTGGCGGCAGCAAGTTTAGAATCAAACCTGAGAATATTGTCTTTATTGGTGTACGTGATATTGATGCTGGTGAAGCTGATCTCATTGCCAGTCACAATATCAAGCTATATACCGTTGATGACGTGAATCGTTTAGGGATGGACACGGTTATTGCTGAAACGGCTCAATATTTATCAAAGTGTGATGGTATCCATCTAAGTTTTGATATTGACGGTATTGATCCAGTAGCAATGCCTGGTGTGGGAACTCCAGTAGCTGGCGGTGTTAGCTATGAAGATAGTCTACGGGCATTGCAATTATTAGCTGAGCTGGATTCTATTATTTCTGCAGAATTTGTTGAACTTAACCCGCTGCTTGATAAAGATTCGAGAACGACTAAAGCGGCTCTGGATCTCATTGCTGCTTTTGTGGGAGAGAAGTCTCGCGGCGAAGTTGCGCATAGTTCGAACCTTTGGCAGCCAGAGCTTACTGCAACAATAAAAGTATAATTTTCATGCGGGAACAAATTTGTTCCCGCATGTTTTTTTCAGCCTGTTTGCACGAACAGGAAATCATGAAGCAAAGTCGAAGTTCTCTATTAGATTTCTAGTAAGCAAAACGGGGGAATCTCAGTAGTTACCAATAGTTTACTAATGTATTGATGAGGAGATTTTAATGGCCAAAGAATCGGAATTGATCCATTCTATTGATCGTGCTCTTGATATTTTATTGCTCTTGCAGCAAGAGGGTAAAGAAATGGGGGTTACGCAGATTGGTACCAGCTTAGGTATGTATAAAAGTACTGTTTATCGAACCCTGAATACTTTGGAGAATAAGGGCTTTGTCCAGCAGAATCCGGATAATGGCAAATATTGGCTGGGGATGAAACTGTATTCTTTAGGGATGCTCATTCGGGAAAAATCTCATCTGACCAGCATTGCCTATTCCTATGCGAAAGAGTTGTCTGAGAAATACCGGGAAGTTGTACATATTTCAGTGTTAGATAAAGGTGCAGAGCATTACCCTAAGCACATTATTATTGATAAAATTGAAAGCCAGCAAGTGCTAAGTTTGACTCCGCCCATTGGTTCAAGTGCTCCTTGTCATTGTTCAGCAGTGGGTAAGTGTTTATTGGCTTTTAGTTCAGAGCAGTATATTGAGAAATTTCTCGGTCATGTATTGCCAAAGTATACCGAAAAAACCATTGTTCAATGGGATAAGCTGCTTACAGAACTTGCTGAAATTCGCCAAAAGGGGTATGCACTTGACGATGAAGAGTTAGAATTGGGATTGACTTGCCTCGCGGCTCCTATTTTTGGCCGTGGCAATGATGTCTTAGCTGCGCTCAGTTTATCTGGTCCTAGTTCACGGGTAAAGTCGGAACGGTTTGCTGAAATGGTAGCTGCAATTATTCAGACAACTAAAATGATTTCCGGTCAGTTACGCTAACAAAACCTGCACTGCCAAAAGGCAGTGCAGGTTTTGGCTTTGCGAATGCATACATGTATAGCATACATTTTGATGAAATGTCTTTCATACATGTATACATGAATACTCTCTTTTGCTGACAGGAATAGTTCAAAGAATGCTGAATAAAATGAAGTAAGCAAATAAAACGGAACAGTGTTCCGCTGTTGGGAACAAATGATGAACGGTGAAGGCAAGGAGAGGATTGTATGAGCAAAAAAATAGCCAATGAACTTATTTTAGTGATTAATCCAGGTGCTACATCAACTAAATTTGCTGTTTTTAACGGTGAGACGCAGTTATTGAAAAAGACTATCCAGCATTCTGTGAGCGATTTACAAAATTTTATCCAGATATTTGACCAATATCATTATCGTCTAGAGCTTATCCTTACTAGTTTGCGGGAGGAAGGCGTTGCTCTGGACAGTTTGAAGGCAGTTGTTGGACGGGGGGGGATCTTAAAACCTCTGTCAGGTGGTACTTATCAAATTAATACTCAAATGGTGGCAGACCTAAAATTAGCTGAGCGGGGTGAACATGCCTCAAATCTTGGAGCAGTCATGGCCTTTGATATTGCAGAGAAATTAAAGATCGCTTCGTATATTGTGGATCCAGTATCAGTAGACGAAATGACAGCTGTAGCACGTTTCTCGGGAATGCCGGAGCTGCCAAGAATTAGTTTATCCCATGCCTTAAATATGAAGGCTGTTGCCCGAAAGGCGGCGCAGCAGTTAGGACGGCGTTACGAAGAGGTTCATTTTATTGTGGTTCATTTGGGAACAGGTATCTCTGTTTCACCTCATAAAAATGGTCTAATGATTGATGTGAATAATGCGATGGAAGAAGGCCCATTTTCACCCGATCGTTCTGGCGGTCTGCCGGCCAGCCAGCTAGTCAGACTCTGTTATTCGGGTCAGTATTCCTATCAGGAACTAAAACGTAAAATCAATGGTCAAGGTGGCGTTTATGCCTACTTGGGCACAAGAGATATGCGGGAAGTTGAGGCACTGGCAGACCAGGGCAATAAGCTGGCAGCCGAAACTCTTGAAGCCTTCTGTTACCAGGTTGCTAAAGAAATTGGTGCAATGGCCACTGTATTAGAGGGGCAGGTCGACCGGATTATTTTAACTGGCGGAATGGCTTTCTCAGGCAAAATTGTCGCGCAGATCAGCAAACGAGTGCAGTTTATTGCTCCTATTCTTGTGATTCCGGGTGAGGAAGAATTGGAGTCACTCGCTTTAGGTGCGCTGCGGGTACTCCGTGGTGAAGAGGAAGTAAGGAATTATCAGTAAGAAAGCGAGGTGTATGGGATTGTATCAAAATTATCAGCAAGTATTGGACCAAGCTAGAGGCATCGGGCCACTGACCATTAGTGTTGCAGCTGCCCAGGATAAAGAAGTGCTGATTGCGCTAAAAACTGCTCAGGAGGCTGGAATTGTTAAGCCTATCTTGGTTGGTGATAAACAGCAGATTATATCGCTAATGAATGAGCTCGGCTTCAGTGCAGCAGCTATTGTCCATGAGAGTGACAGCGATGAAGCGGCCAAAACGGCTGTAGCCTTGGTGCGCAATGGCGATGCTCAAATTTTAATGAAAGGTCAGATTAACAGCAGTAATTTTCTTAAGGCAGTTCTTAACAAGGAAGTTGGTTTACGGACAGGGCGGCTGCTTAGCCACTTGGCTTGCTTTGAAATCAAGAACCAATCCAACCTGCTTTTTGTAACAGATGGTGGTATGAATATCAGTCCAACTTTAGCCGAGAAAAAGGATATTCTGAAAAATGCCATGCTGGCACTGAATGCCATGGGCATAGTGCCTCATGTTGCTGTTCTTGCGGCCAATGAAGTGGTCAGCACTAGGATGCCGGCAACAATGGATGCTAAGTCTATTACTGAAGGCTATCTGGCCGGAGAATTTCCGTCAGGCATCGTAGAAGGACCCATTGCACTGGATGTAGCCGTTAGCTGTGAAGCAGCCCGGCATAAAAATATAGCTAGCCATATTGCGGGTAAGGTTGATTTGATGCTTGTACCTTCTATTGAAACAGGAAATATTTTGGGAAAAGCTTTAATTTATTATGGCGGTGCGAAAATGGCTGGCTTAGTATTGGGAGCGAGTCATCCGATTGTTATGACATCCCGGGCTGAAACAGCAGAAGGTAAGTTGAATTCTATTGCTTTGGCATGTTTGGCTTATGAGCAAAAATCTCAATCCTAAGGAGGCAATGGTATGGCAAAGGTGGTTGTTCTTGCTGAGTATTGCAAAAGCTGTGGATTATGCTTGTCAGTATGTCCGAATCATGTGTTAAGAGTTGGTAAGAAGACCAATCAGAAAGGCTATTACGTCATAGAAGTTGCTAATGAAGCACAATGTACCGGCTGTACGTTATGCGGCATTATGTGTCCGGATTTAGCATTAGAAATAGCCAGGTAGCAAAGGGGCTGATTGAATGGATAAACGATTAATCAAGGGGAATGAAGCAATCGCTGAGGCGGCCATACGTGCCGGGTGCAAACTTTTTTTTGGCTATCCGATAACCCCATCAACCGAGATCATGGAATATTTGGCCAAACATATGCCTAAAGCCGGTGGGATTGTATTGCAGGGAGAAGATGAAGTTGCTTCTATTAATATGTGCTATGGAGCCGCGGCAACAGGAGCAAGGGTAATGACAGCTTCCTCTAGTCCTGGTTTTAGTTTAAAACAAGAAGGACTGTCCTATTTGGCTGCTGCAGAATTACCGGTCGTAGTGGTTAATGTCAATCGCACCGGACCTGGTTTGGGCGGGCTTGGCCCGGCTCAGTCAGATTATTTTCAGTGCACAAAGGGCGGCGGACACGGCGATTATCGCTTAATCGTATTAGCACCATCAAAAGGGCAAGAGCTTTATGACTATACCATGCAAGCTTTTGATTTGGCTGATCAATATCGAAATCCGGTTTTAATTCTTGCTGATGGATTTTTGGGTCAAATGATGGAACCTATTGAATTTAAAGAACGACCACAGCTTGAACTGCCGGATAAAGACTGGAAAACCGATGGATGTCGTGGACGATCCAAACGCAAAATTGCCAGCTATGCTTTGACCAATGAAATTGGGGAAGCCCATTGTCTCTATTGGCAGACTAAATATATGCAGATAAAAGAAGATGAACAGCGATGGGAAAGCTTTTATACGGATGACGCAGAGTATTTGCTGGTGGGATACGGAACATGCGGTCGTATTGCCAAGAGTGTAGTTCTGCACGCGCGTCAGCAGGGCTTAAAATTAGGGTTAATTCGGCCAATAACAGTTTGGCCATTTCCAGAGAAAGCTTTCGCCCCGTGCCTGAATACAGTCAAGGGAATCGTCACTATTGAACTCAATGCCGGGCAGATGATTGAGGATGTGCAGTTAGCCGTTCAGTGTAAGATGCCAGTCCATTTATATAGCCGTCAGGGTGGGATGCTGCCTACGGAAGGTGAAATATGGGAATATGTTAGCAGAGTCTTTCAGTTGACACCGCCAGAGGAGGAGTAATCGTGCAGAATGTTTTTTCAAGACCCAAGGGATTAACCGAACTGCCCTTCCATTATTGTCCTGGATGCACTCATGGCATTATCCATCGTTTGATTGGCGAAGTTTTAGCAGAATTGAATATTATTGAAGATACAATCGGCGTTGCTCCGGTAGGCTGTGCTGGTTTCTCACTGGATTTTTTTAGTTGCGATTTTGTTGGAGCAGCACATGGAAGGGCACAGGCTGTAGCTACAGGAATTAAGCGGGCTTTACCAGAGAAGTTGGTGTTTACTTACCAGGGAGACGGCGATATTTGTGCGATTGGTACTTCACATGCGATACACGTTGCCGCCAGAGCGGAAAAAATCACATCCATCATGGTCAACAATGCGGTATTTGGCATGACTGGCGGTCAAATGGCTCCAACTACATTAGACGGGCAGATTACTACAACCAGCCCCTATGGCCGTGACTGCAATGTTGTTGGTTCGCCAATTGATTTACCCAAAATTATTGCGACAATGCAAGGGGCAGCCTATGTTGCCGCTGTATCGGTAGATTCGCCTAAAAATATTCTTGCAGCAAAGAAAGCCATCAAAAAGGGCTTCCAGGTTCAGCAAGCAGGGTTAGGCTTTGCTTTTATCAGCATTTTATCCACTTGTCCAACAAACTGGGGATTGTCACCTGTTGATAGCATCAAATGGCTGCAGCAGCATATGCTTCCTGTTTATCAAATGGGCGAACTTAAGCTGCCGGA carries:
- a CDS encoding alanyl-tRNA editing protein; the protein is MKTRRLYHENSYLQEFDAEVVEIIEYPENRFGVVLNQTAFYPESGGQPYDTGTLNDIPVIEVRQQQDTIIHMMEQRPSDILVTGKINWSRRFDHMQQHSGEHILSGAFLELFGVYNIGFHLGDCFTTIDLAIDELTEQQIQQVEQRANEMVFANRLVHCSFVDKAQLADLKLRKELTKTYDTIRIVNMGGFDCCPCGGTHTAFTGEIGLIKIRSWERIKTGVRIEVLCGHRALADYQKKNRITSILSTELSVRAEHILTAFNKQSERLHQLTKELADIKKVMTNHTAAMLLSQAELTNGFRIICFIDQNSASLNQLASILTANSKTIALLGAKNPETTKSSLLFACSPDIELHMGGELKAALQMVAGKGGGSAQHAQGGFSGESSIYFVLEQAKSSILMKLSTALG
- a CDS encoding phosphoenolpyruvate synthase, which translates into the protein MCHYVLPFTAINQAHLEQVGGKGANLGELYQIPGIFVPEGFCITTAAYRDFIATSGQLDMLLGELEKLGHEDIDECRRVGLLIRSHLEELSIPLSIQAAVREIWEQTGSHFSYAIRSSATAEDLPGASFAGQQDTFLNIKGLEAIIIHMRKCWASLFTDRAIIYRIQNGFNHRAVLLAVVVQRMIFPELSGIMFTADPVSGNRKVTSIDASYGLGEALVSGQVSADLYQVRAGMVVKKKIADKRIAIYGLGDAGVVKQAVAADKATKQALPDQVALVLAELGEKIAAHFGSPQDIEWCLADDTVFIVQSRPITTLYPVPHIADHHLHMLFSLGHVQMMTEPMKPLGISVLRIFMPFGKAGNHRSESELLLEAGGRLYIDVTKALGYRIGRKFLPALISNADEFISRAMEEFIHRTDSTLKAGIGSVSFSLARSTGAFILKLMKTLTFQNQAVLRERLEDLLAARVAENRQKINSKSGIERIKQIQDILPMLLPFVFKNLGPYVASGVLTFRLIDKLAAWWLEDVDQELSGISKAPLGNVTSEMGLALGDVADSVRNYPEVIEYLRTAIDAEFITGLNGIAGGQEVQGMIQGFLEKYGMRTTGEIDITRPRWRESPSELVSSILSHVENSKVGEHRAQFRQGELTAQQSADQLIERLRYTRWGFLKRKIMTRLIAVYRKVIGLREHPKFFLVQHFDMIKQAVLQEAERLVGEKVLENREDIFWLTLDEFIAVLETRQVNYDMIAVRQEAYERNRKLTPPRAMTSEGEILNGLVRSADMPSDALIGSPVSVGVVEGRARVVINLADAKINKGDILVARFTDPGWTPLFPLAAGLVTEAGGLMTHGAVVAREYGIPAVVGVDGATVKIKDGQMIRIDGRKGYVEFIQ
- a CDS encoding methyl-accepting chemotaxis sensory transducer, which gives rise to MLQWFNNLKILVKIMVSVVIATFFLVVVGGIGYYYTNQISEQMTMMYQERLIPIKRLNETRHNFSAVHGMILEVILGNPDKAKEQKIMEDIKTLAEETNRTLGDYKKSKLSPFEQEKITELDQSIGLYRVERQKALSMAQAGQRQEAYSYFAQNASKHLEHTKAILKELADYSAQASEKSNQTGESNALLAKSLIIAITILAVAVSTILSWLLARMIARRLGNTVHTLNLVAAGDLTKEVTVTAQDEIGQMGSALNATVRNLNNLIGNVRLLGEQVAASSQQLTASSGESAQATNQVAMTIADVSQGTELQVSAVNESSAIVEQMSAGIHQIAANANVVAGVSGQAANTARSGETAVISAVDQMNNIERTVISSAEVVAKLGERSNEIGQIVDTISGIAGQTNLLALNAAIEAARAGEQGRGFAVVAEEVRKLAEQSQDAAKQIAGLISEIQGDTDKAVVAMSEGTREVKAGTDAVAVAGKAFNEIVQLIDQVSSQVRDISAAIQQMAGGSEKIVESVRDIDRISKETAGQAQTMSAATQEQSAAMEEIAASSQSLANMALQLQTAIDKFKV
- a CDS encoding amino acid permease codes for the protein MSVQSEALRRELGWLQGAAMTVGAVLGSGVLVLPVSAAQIAGPASLISWLLMGLLAIPLATVLGILGSNYPDAGGIASYTKQAFGDKAGAVTGFLFLGTVPIGGPVVALIGANYIGTLLSLTQPVIYSIAAVMLLLALFFNYRGIHLSGQVQVGIILVITIVLLAASLAALPHIKADYFKPFAPYGWLPVGKAMATLFWAFVGWEMIVHLAEEFKNPAKDIPRSLGSAIGLTNVLYLMVAFATIGTGAYLGTGSEAALAVMIGQGWGELASLLTGILGFTVCYGTVHTYIAGFSRLVYSQARDGYFPGYFNQLSSRYATPGRVLICLAGVFVLVLLLNYLIGGSIGFLMQWPSAIFIALYILAMAASLKLFYKNIWLRCCALISLVICIVIYTFTGWIGLYPLLVGLIGWQAISKK